Proteins from a single region of Butyrivibrio fibrisolvens:
- a CDS encoding ribonuclease E/G — translation MKILITRESDNTNNSKKDPKLNEHVHKDGNTQSEQAHKKIRISAYDDNRLELTYTTQGSSDNLGNIYVGHVENIVANIDAAFVRFKSDSSNVKENIGYLDLKDVVPASVVSRNFEDNPKLRNGDIVLVQVKKPAVKTKQVVLTTKLSISGRYSAVTLGQKGTGCSKKLSEENRKDIIAILKHDFSIKNRLSDKYGLIARTECEGLLDKKNSQSKDDNTLEANPFSVVREEVDILCDKIDELLKIGATRSVATCLYETASDSDFSEKVLRCFNYHNLKSNDKAEENETDNDQDSNTLGDSTFKDLEVVTDDTDIFSMYNASSFHKDHPEVPARLLTPKDGTINILYGLSSAIDNIYQKKVWLNSGAYLVIESTEAMHVIDVNTGKAIDKKKNNFLNINIEAAIESARQIRLRNFSGMIMIDFINMDSKKDYKELETVIKSKLLLDPVKADFVDFTKLGIAELTRAKKD, via the coding sequence ATGAAAATACTGATAACCCGCGAAAGCGACAATACTAATAATAGTAAAAAAGATCCAAAATTAAATGAACATGTTCACAAAGATGGTAACACTCAAAGTGAACAAGCTCATAAAAAAATAAGGATCAGCGCATATGATGATAACCGCTTAGAGCTTACCTATACCACACAAGGAAGCTCTGATAATCTTGGAAACATCTATGTAGGCCACGTTGAGAACATTGTTGCCAACATAGATGCTGCTTTTGTGCGCTTTAAGTCAGATAGCAGTAATGTCAAAGAGAATATCGGCTACCTTGATCTTAAAGATGTAGTTCCTGCATCTGTTGTTTCAAGGAATTTCGAAGACAATCCCAAACTTCGTAACGGCGACATAGTCCTTGTTCAGGTCAAAAAGCCTGCTGTTAAAACAAAGCAGGTAGTTCTGACGACTAAGCTTTCCATTAGCGGAAGATATTCAGCCGTTACCCTTGGTCAGAAAGGAACAGGCTGCTCCAAGAAACTATCTGAAGAGAATAGAAAAGATATAATTGCTATACTAAAGCATGACTTCTCTATTAAGAACAGACTCTCTGATAAGTACGGACTTATCGCAAGAACAGAATGTGAAGGCCTTCTTGACAAGAAGAACTCACAAAGCAAAGACGATAATACTCTCGAAGCCAATCCTTTTAGCGTTGTTAGAGAAGAAGTCGACATACTTTGCGATAAGATTGATGAACTCTTAAAGATAGGTGCAACAAGATCAGTTGCAACCTGCCTTTACGAGACCGCAAGCGACAGCGATTTTTCTGAAAAGGTACTTAGATGTTTCAATTATCATAACTTAAAGAGTAATGATAAAGCTGAAGAAAATGAAACTGATAATGATCAAGATAGCAATACGTTAGGTGACAGCACATTTAAAGATCTCGAAGTCGTCACAGATGACACCGATATCTTTTCAATGTACAACGCAAGCTCTTTTCACAAAGATCATCCGGAAGTTCCTGCAAGGCTCCTGACACCAAAAGATGGTACAATCAACATCCTGTACGGCTTGTCATCAGCAATTGACAATATATACCAAAAGAAAGTATGGCTGAACAGCGGCGCTTATCTGGTAATAGAGTCAACAGAAGCCATGCACGTGATCGACGTCAACACAGGTAAAGCTATTGATAAGAAGAAAAACAACTTCCTGAACATCAATATAGAAGCTGCCATAGAATCTGCCCGCCAGATAAGACTTCGCAATTTCTCTGGTATGATCATGATCGACTTTATCAATATGGACAGTAAGAAAGATTACAAGGAACTTGAGACCGTTATCAAAAGTAAACTTTTACTCGATCCGGTAAAGGCTGATTTTGTGGACTTTACAAAGCTTGGAATAGCAGAACTTACTAGAGCTAAGAAGGATTGA
- a CDS encoding TIGR03936 family radical SAM-associated protein: MVKVRLKFSKRGPIRFIGHLDLMRYFQKVNRRADIDVKYSEGFSPHQVLSFAEPLSVGATSDGEYLDIQMNSEPDMKVLIYQLNSVMNEGVEILDGCILDEHAEKAMALVDAAEWIMTFREGKEPEAGWEDRLVTYMAKDNLPAIKKTKRGETEINMKPLIFKSEVVKKKDLKGFSDPEYRFVDNNIDDEISCIHIFVSSGSADHLKPGMVVENFMRECGEEMQPNAIRLHRVETFLKGEDEKGTFEVPMTDTEGKYKIYL, encoded by the coding sequence ATGGTAAAAGTAAGGTTAAAATTCAGTAAAAGAGGTCCTATTCGTTTTATAGGGCATCTTGATCTTATGAGATATTTTCAGAAGGTAAATAGACGAGCAGATATTGATGTCAAGTATTCAGAGGGATTCAGCCCTCATCAGGTTCTGTCATTTGCAGAGCCTTTGAGTGTTGGAGCTACATCTGACGGTGAATATCTTGATATCCAGATGAACTCAGAACCTGACATGAAGGTTTTGATCTATCAGCTCAACAGTGTCATGAACGAAGGTGTTGAGATCTTAGACGGTTGCATTCTTGATGAGCACGCAGAGAAGGCAATGGCCCTTGTTGATGCAGCAGAGTGGATCATGACTTTCCGTGAAGGTAAGGAGCCTGAAGCAGGCTGGGAAGATAGACTTGTAACTTATATGGCCAAGGACAATCTTCCTGCTATCAAGAAGACAAAGAGAGGCGAGACAGAAATCAACATGAAGCCTCTTATCTTCAAATCTGAAGTTGTTAAAAAGAAGGATCTTAAAGGCTTCTCTGATCCTGAATACAGATTTGTTGATAATAATATTGATGATGAAATTTCCTGTATCCACATCTTCGTAAGTTCAGGAAGTGCCGACCACTTAAAGCCCGGCATGGTAGTAGAGAACTTCATGAGAGAGTGCGGCGAAGAGATGCAGCCCAATGCGATAAGACTTCACAGAGTTGAGACTTTCTTAAAGGGAGAAGATGAGAAGGGCACATTCGAAGTTCCTATGACTGATACCGAAGGAAAGTACAAAATTTATCTGTAA
- a CDS encoding TIGR03960 family B12-binding radical SAM protein, translating to MNEKLALSDDILLSCSKPERYIGNEVNSVTKDLKDVKIRFAFCFPDVYEIGMSHLGIQILYGMFNSYDDVWCERVYSPWTDMDQVMRENKIPLFALESQDPVHDFDFLGFTLQYELCYTNILQVLDLSGIPFTSAERTDWSCPIVIGGGPCTYNPEPIADFFDIFYIGEGENHYRALFDLYEQCKADGTSRRDFLIKAASIPGMYIPSLYEVKYKEDGTIESMNPTVEGIPSHITKDIVTDLDHAFYPSKPVVPFIKATQDRIVLEVMRGCIRGCRFCQAGQLYRPKREKSHEVLEKQAVELLKNTGYEEISLSSLSTSDYEQLPQLLDFLLKECGSKHVNISLPSLRIDNFSLDVMSKVQDIKKSSLTFAAEAGTQRLRDVINKGVTEEDILRGSHEAFLGGWNKVKFYFMLGHPWETDEDIAGIGEICNKVAAEYFDTVPKEKRNGQSVEITASTSFFVPKPFTPFQWAPMCRPEEFLEKAAKTKAGIRSQVNQKRIKYNWHEANASMLEGVFARGDRKLCKAILRAYEKGCLYDAWGEYYKYDVWMETFEELGIDPWFYVSRTRPDDEIFPWDILDCGVTKSFLLREWHTSQEGKISKNCANQCMGCGAKQYGVGICMEPKTDKNVGYAV from the coding sequence ATGAACGAAAAACTGGCACTTAGTGATGATATCCTTCTTTCCTGCTCCAAGCCGGAGAGATATATAGGTAACGAAGTCAACAGCGTTACCAAAGATCTTAAGGATGTGAAGATTCGCTTCGCATTCTGCTTCCCCGATGTTTACGAAATAGGAATGTCCCACCTGGGCATTCAGATTCTTTACGGCATGTTCAATTCCTACGACGACGTATGGTGCGAACGTGTTTATTCGCCATGGACTGACATGGATCAGGTCATGAGAGAGAACAAGATCCCTCTTTTTGCACTGGAATCCCAGGACCCTGTCCATGATTTCGATTTCCTCGGCTTCACCCTTCAGTACGAGCTGTGCTATACCAACATCCTGCAGGTTCTCGACCTTTCAGGAATTCCATTTACAAGCGCTGAGCGTACCGACTGGTCTTGCCCGATCGTAATCGGCGGCGGCCCTTGCACTTATAACCCTGAGCCGATCGCAGACTTTTTTGACATATTCTATATAGGTGAGGGTGAAAACCACTACAGAGCCCTATTCGACCTTTATGAGCAGTGCAAGGCAGATGGCACTTCCCGCCGCGACTTCCTTATCAAAGCCGCATCAATCCCGGGAATGTACATTCCGTCCCTTTACGAAGTCAAATACAAGGAAGACGGCACCATCGAGTCCATGAATCCTACTGTTGAAGGCATCCCTTCACACATCACCAAGGACATCGTAACCGACCTCGACCACGCTTTCTATCCAAGTAAGCCTGTAGTTCCTTTCATCAAAGCAACTCAGGACCGTATCGTTCTCGAAGTTATGCGCGGCTGCATCAGAGGATGCCGTTTCTGTCAGGCTGGCCAGCTTTACAGACCTAAGAGGGAAAAGAGCCACGAAGTCCTTGAAAAGCAGGCAGTTGAGCTTCTTAAGAACACTGGATATGAGGAGATCTCACTTAGCTCTCTTTCAACCTCAGACTACGAGCAGCTTCCTCAGCTCCTTGATTTCCTGTTAAAAGAGTGCGGAAGTAAGCATGTCAACATCTCGCTTCCTTCACTTCGAATCGACAATTTCTCACTTGATGTCATGAGCAAGGTTCAGGATATCAAGAAGAGTTCACTTACATTTGCGGCAGAAGCCGGAACACAGCGCCTTAGAGACGTCATCAACAAGGGTGTAACTGAAGAGGACATTTTAAGAGGTTCTCACGAAGCCTTCCTTGGCGGTTGGAACAAGGTTAAGTTCTACTTCATGCTGGGTCATCCGTGGGAGACAGACGAAGATATTGCTGGAATTGGCGAGATTTGTAACAAGGTTGCTGCTGAGTATTTTGACACCGTTCCTAAGGAAAAGAGAAACGGCCAGTCTGTAGAGATCACAGCCAGCACAAGCTTTTTTGTTCCAAAGCCGTTCACACCATTCCAGTGGGCGCCGATGTGCAGACCTGAAGAGTTCCTTGAAAAAGCAGCCAAGACCAAAGCCGGTATCAGATCTCAGGTTAACCAGAAGAGAATCAAATACAACTGGCACGAAGCCAACGCAAGTATGCTCGAAGGCGTATTCGCAAGAGGCGACAGAAAGCTTTGTAAGGCAATCCTTCGTGCTTATGAGAAAGGCTGCCTCTACGATGCATGGGGCGAGTACTACAAGTATGATGTATGGATGGAGACCTTTGAAGAACTTGGAATCGATCCATGGTTCTATGTAAGTCGTACAAGACCGGATGATGAGATATTCCCTTGGGATATTCTGGACTGCGGCGTTACAAAGTCATTCCTTCTTAGAGAGTGGCACACATCTCAGGAAGGCAAGATTTCCAAGAACTGCGCAAACCAGTGTATGGGATGCGGCGCTAAGCAGTATGGCGTGGGAATCTGTATGGAACCAAAAACAGACAAGAACGTCGGCTACGCTGTTTGA
- a CDS encoding AAA family ATPase, translated as MRYKVGMYGGSFNPLHLGHVDCIIQAANMCEELYIVLSVGTNRSEIDYRVRYRWLYQLTKHIGNVSIIMLEDDTASKEDYNEDCWDADAKKVKEQIGKPIDIVFCGDDYDENSFWNKCYPDSELHRFPRNEISSTQIRKNPYEHWEWLPNVVKPFYVKKVLLMGGESTGKSTLTINLANRFATNYIDEAGRDLSEKSGTDLMMLSADFTEILLQHKLNEIKAIENSNKVLFVDTDALVTQFYMNFLNDPEIEKNKALSDAIDAINTYDLILFLEPDVPFVQDGDRSEVIRDDRLKYSNQIKDLILSHGKQVVSIKGSYQERYMAAVREIEKLLK; from the coding sequence ATGAGATATAAAGTTGGAATGTATGGCGGATCCTTCAATCCGCTGCACCTGGGCCACGTTGACTGCATAATACAGGCAGCCAACATGTGCGAGGAATTATATATAGTATTAAGCGTTGGCACTAATCGCAGCGAGATCGATTACAGAGTTAGATACAGGTGGCTGTATCAGCTTACCAAGCACATCGGGAATGTTAGTATCATAATGCTTGAGGACGATACAGCTTCCAAGGAAGATTACAACGAAGACTGCTGGGATGCAGATGCTAAGAAGGTAAAAGAGCAAATTGGTAAACCTATTGATATCGTCTTTTGCGGCGACGATTATGATGAAAACAGCTTTTGGAATAAGTGCTATCCAGATAGTGAGCTGCATAGATTCCCCAGAAATGAAATCAGCTCTACGCAGATTAGAAAGAATCCATATGAGCATTGGGAGTGGCTCCCAAATGTGGTTAAGCCTTTTTATGTAAAAAAAGTTCTTTTGATGGGCGGTGAGAGCACTGGTAAATCCACATTAACAATCAATCTTGCAAATCGTTTTGCAACAAATTATATAGATGAGGCTGGAAGAGATCTTTCCGAGAAAAGCGGCACAGACCTGATGATGCTATCTGCGGATTTTACAGAAATATTGTTGCAGCATAAGCTTAATGAGATTAAGGCTATAGAAAACAGTAATAAAGTACTGTTTGTTGATACCGATGCTCTTGTTACCCAGTTTTACATGAACTTCCTCAATGATCCTGAGATCGAGAAAAATAAAGCTTTGTCCGATGCCATAGATGCCATCAATACCTATGATTTGATTCTGTTTCTTGAGCCGGATGTTCCTTTTGTTCAGGACGGAGACAGAAGTGAAGTCATTAGAGATGATAGGCTTAAATATAGCAACCAGATCAAAGACCTGATACTTTCTCATGGCAAACAAGTCGTATCCATAAAAGGTTCGTATCAGGAACGATACATGGCTGCTGTCAGAGAAATCGAGAAATTGCTAAAATGA
- the pnuC gene encoding nicotinamide riboside transporter PnuC, whose amino-acid sequence MKAIRNYLKEELAGWKVFDVAWLAIATAVILGLSIYWKDSLISLFAALTGVWCVILTGKGKRSSFIFGFFNTILYAIVAFGAKYYGEVMLNVLYYLPLNFVGFIAWRKYMNSETGEVIKERLNPSKSLILYTITAIGIVGYGMILKMLGGNLPYIDSMSTVVSIVAQILSIKRLTEQWILWIVVDVVTVFMWAVNFMQGGETIATLAMWSVYLVNAFIMFFRWYKEAKKNEI is encoded by the coding sequence ATGAAAGCAATACGTAACTATTTAAAAGAAGAGCTTGCCGGATGGAAAGTATTTGATGTGGCGTGGCTTGCGATTGCCACAGCTGTTATACTTGGATTATCTATTTACTGGAAAGATTCGCTGATCAGTCTTTTTGCAGCTCTTACTGGTGTATGGTGCGTAATACTTACCGGCAAAGGCAAGCGTTCATCGTTTATCTTTGGATTTTTTAACACAATTCTATATGCCATAGTTGCTTTCGGAGCAAAATATTATGGCGAAGTAATGTTGAATGTCTTATACTATCTGCCTCTCAATTTCGTAGGATTCATCGCCTGGCGCAAATATATGAATTCTGAAACAGGTGAAGTCATTAAAGAACGTCTTAATCCATCAAAAAGTCTTATACTTTACACTATTACAGCGATTGGAATTGTTGGCTATGGAATGATTCTTAAGATGCTTGGTGGTAATCTGCCATATATTGACAGTATGAGTACCGTTGTATCGATAGTAGCTCAGATACTTTCAATTAAGCGTCTTACTGAACAGTGGATCCTGTGGATCGTTGTTGATGTCGTCACGGTATTTATGTGGGCTGTCAATTTTATGCAGGGCGGCGAAACAATTGCTACGCTGGCTATGTGGTCGGTGTATCTTGTAAATGCGTTCATCATGTTCTTCCGCTGGTATAAGGAGGCTAAGAAAAATGAGATATAA
- the hisIE gene encoding bifunctional phosphoribosyl-AMP cyclohydrolase/phosphoribosyl-ATP diphosphatase HisIE, giving the protein MKKQFIPSIILNDKKAVKSFFDKTVISENPVELAVSYNDANCDAIIVFDQSTDDKSHEDSLDILKEICSKTDVPVIGAGNVKRMEDVKKLLYAGCKMAALNFSKAENAEILEEVSKKFGKDKIVISYADTAESRKIVADNAAAINELASLMIFMPESAAVDGLNSNAGFAEKLVSNPVVPEEGVKDIPHIVYLDNPESDLSNLKGGALAVLFSDQVCAITGSALSANAQNINDLRKFAIEAGIDVQTFEAKYKWEDFKLDSNGMVPVVVQDYRTDQVLMVAYMNEEAYNATLRTGKMTYFSRSRNELWEKGDTSGHFQYVKSLTADCDLDTILAKVKQIGAACHTGSYSCFFNEIAKKDYTEKNPQKVLDSVYNVIADRKVNPREGSYTNYLFDKGLDKILKKCGEEATEITIAAKNANGNEIVYEMADYLYHMMVLMVEKGVSWEDVTDELARR; this is encoded by the coding sequence ATGAAAAAGCAGTTTATTCCATCCATAATCCTGAATGATAAAAAAGCAGTCAAAAGCTTTTTTGACAAGACTGTTATCTCTGAAAATCCTGTAGAGCTCGCAGTTAGCTACAATGACGCTAACTGCGACGCAATCATCGTATTCGACCAGTCTACAGACGATAAGAGCCATGAGGATTCGCTTGATATCCTGAAAGAGATCTGCTCCAAGACAGATGTTCCCGTTATTGGTGCAGGCAATGTAAAAAGGATGGAAGATGTCAAAAAGCTCCTGTATGCAGGATGCAAGATGGCTGCTCTTAACTTCTCCAAAGCTGAAAATGCCGAGATACTTGAAGAAGTATCCAAGAAGTTCGGCAAGGACAAGATCGTTATAAGCTATGCCGATACTGCTGAAAGCAGAAAGATAGTTGCTGATAATGCAGCTGCAATAAATGAACTTGCAAGCCTAATGATCTTCATGCCTGAATCTGCGGCTGTAGATGGTCTTAATTCAAATGCGGGCTTTGCTGAAAAACTTGTATCAAACCCTGTTGTTCCTGAAGAAGGCGTTAAGGACATACCTCACATCGTATATCTCGACAATCCGGAATCTGACCTTTCTAACTTGAAAGGCGGCGCGCTGGCAGTTCTTTTTTCAGATCAGGTATGTGCTATAACAGGCTCAGCCCTTTCAGCTAACGCTCAGAACATCAATGACCTCAGAAAGTTCGCCATCGAAGCAGGAATCGACGTTCAGACCTTCGAGGCAAAATACAAATGGGAAGACTTCAAGCTTGATTCTAACGGCATGGTTCCTGTTGTAGTGCAGGATTACAGAACAGATCAGGTCCTCATGGTCGCTTACATGAACGAGGAAGCTTATAACGCAACGCTCAGAACCGGCAAGATGACCTATTTTAGCAGATCCCGTAATGAACTCTGGGAAAAGGGCGATACCTCAGGCCACTTTCAGTACGTTAAGAGTCTCACAGCAGACTGCGACCTTGACACGATCCTTGCTAAAGTTAAGCAGATCGGCGCTGCCTGCCACACAGGTTCCTATAGCTGCTTCTTCAACGAGATTGCCAAGAAAGACTATACTGAGAAGAACCCCCAGAAGGTTCTCGACAGCGTATATAACGTCATCGCAGACCGCAAGGTTAACCCAAGAGAAGGCTCCTACACCAACTACCTTTTCGATAAAGGCCTTGATAAGATCCTAAAAAAGTGCGGCGAGGAAGCAACAGAGATCACAATCGCTGCCAAGAACGCTAACGGCAACGAGATCGTCTACGAAATGGCAGATTACCTGTATCACATGATGGTCCTTATGGTAGAAAAGGGAGTATCATGGGAAGATGTAACCGACGAACTTGCCCGCAGATAA
- the hisB gene encoding imidazoleglycerol-phosphate dehydratase HisB gives MARTATISRKTGETDITVTINLDGTGKTSIDTGIGFFDHMLDAFGRHGLFDLDVKVKGDLNVDGHHTVEDTGIVLGQAIAKAVGDKKGIKRYGSMILPMDEACAMCAVDLCGRPYFVMDASFTAPMVGEFDTQLVNEFFYSVSYGAMINLHLRLFSGENDHHKIEAMFKAFAKAMDQATMFDERITDVLSTKGTL, from the coding sequence ATGGCTAGAACAGCTACTATCTCAAGAAAAACCGGAGAAACAGACATCACCGTAACAATCAACCTTGACGGCACAGGTAAGACAAGTATTGATACCGGCATAGGCTTTTTTGACCACATGCTGGATGCATTTGGACGCCATGGCCTGTTCGATCTTGACGTTAAAGTTAAGGGCGATCTGAATGTCGACGGACACCACACCGTAGAAGATACCGGCATTGTTCTCGGCCAGGCCATAGCTAAGGCTGTTGGAGACAAAAAAGGTATAAAGCGCTACGGCTCAATGATCCTTCCTATGGACGAAGCATGTGCCATGTGCGCAGTTGACCTTTGCGGCAGACCTTACTTTGTGATGGATGCAAGCTTCACAGCGCCTATGGTGGGAGAGTTTGATACCCAGCTTGTTAACGAGTTTTTCTACTCAGTATCTTACGGCGCTATGATCAATCTTCACTTAAGACTCTTTTCCGGAGAGAATGATCACCACAAGATAGAGGCTATGTTCAAGGCTTTTGCTAAAGCAATGGATCAGGCAACTATGTTTGATGAGAGAATCACAGACGTACTTAGCACCAAAGGTACTCTTTGA
- the hisD gene encoding histidinol dehydrogenase, with protein MRIVNLTEESKSELLDILQKRSPASYTEYENTVNDIISNVRENGDKALFEYTEKFDKCVITKDTIKVTREEIDEAYKKLDPEFIEVMKKSAANIREFHEKQKRESWFTTKPDGSILGQRVLPVEISGVYVPGGKAAYPSSVLMNVVPAKVAGVERIVMVTPPQKDGSLNAGTLVAADIAGVTEVYKVGGAQAIAAMAFGTESIPKVDKITGPGNIFVALAKKACFGHVSIDSIAGPSEILVIADETANPKWVAADLLSQAEHDEMASAILVTTSEEIAKQVSEEIDKFVELLERKEIIQKSLDNYGYAFVAESMDAAIEAANAIASEHCEIITANPFEVMTKVKNAGALFLGHYSSEPLGDYFAGPNHILPTNQTARFFSPLSVDDFVKKTSIIAYSEEGLRAVYKDVERFAKEEGLTAHANSITVRFES; from the coding sequence ATGAGAATCGTTAATTTAACCGAAGAATCTAAATCAGAGCTTCTAGATATACTGCAAAAGAGAAGCCCTGCAAGCTATACAGAATACGAAAACACAGTAAATGATATAATCAGTAATGTAAGAGAAAATGGTGATAAAGCTCTTTTTGAATACACAGAGAAGTTCGACAAGTGCGTTATCACAAAGGATACCATCAAAGTTACAAGAGAAGAGATCGATGAAGCCTACAAAAAGCTTGATCCAGAGTTCATCGAAGTTATGAAAAAATCTGCTGCCAACATAAGAGAATTCCATGAAAAGCAGAAGAGAGAGTCCTGGTTTACAACAAAGCCCGACGGTTCTATCCTTGGACAAAGAGTCCTTCCTGTCGAGATATCAGGTGTATATGTTCCAGGCGGAAAGGCAGCATATCCTAGCTCAGTTCTTATGAACGTAGTACCTGCCAAGGTTGCAGGCGTTGAGCGTATCGTAATGGTGACACCTCCTCAGAAGGACGGATCACTTAACGCAGGAACTCTTGTAGCAGCTGATATAGCCGGTGTTACAGAAGTTTACAAAGTAGGCGGTGCTCAGGCAATTGCAGCTATGGCTTTTGGAACAGAATCTATACCAAAGGTAGACAAGATAACAGGCCCCGGCAATATTTTCGTAGCACTTGCCAAGAAGGCATGCTTTGGCCACGTATCAATCGATTCAATTGCAGGCCCTTCTGAGATCCTTGTAATCGCTGACGAAACTGCAAATCCAAAGTGGGTTGCAGCAGACCTTCTTTCTCAGGCAGAACACGACGAGATGGCAAGCGCTATCCTCGTTACAACATCAGAAGAGATAGCTAAGCAGGTTTCAGAAGAAATCGACAAGTTTGTAGAATTACTTGAGCGTAAAGAGATAATCCAGAAGTCACTTGATAACTACGGATACGCTTTCGTTGCAGAAAGCATGGACGCTGCCATAGAAGCTGCCAATGCGATCGCATCAGAGCACTGCGAGATCATCACAGCTAATCCATTCGAAGTTATGACCAAAGTTAAGAACGCCGGAGCTCTTTTCCTTGGACACTACTCATCAGAACCACTTGGCGACTACTTTGCAGGACCAAACCACATCCTGCCGACTAACCAGACAGCAAGATTCTTCTCACCACTTTCTGTAGACGATTTTGTAAAGAAGACAAGCATCATTGCATATTCTGAAGAAGGATTAAGAGCCGTTTACAAGGACGTTGAGAGATTCGCTAAGGAAGAAGGACTCACAGCTCACGCTAACAGCATTACGGTTAGATTTGAGTCATGA
- the hisG gene encoding ATP phosphoribosyltransferase, translated as MRYLTFALGKGRLVKNTMELLEKCGIQCEEVTDKDTRKLIFTNEELKLRFFLAKGPDVPTYVENGAADIGIVGEDTILEEERNVYEVLDLGFGKCRMCVAGPPQAKELLSHHAMIRVASKYPNIAKNYFYNKKNQTVDIIKLNGSVELGPIVGLSDVIVDIVETGSTLKANGLEVLEEICPLSARVIVNPVSMQMENERIRKIVADMKKALMSE; from the coding sequence ATGAGATATCTGACATTCGCCCTTGGAAAAGGACGTCTTGTAAAAAATACAATGGAACTTCTTGAAAAGTGCGGTATTCAGTGCGAAGAAGTTACTGACAAGGATACAAGAAAACTTATTTTTACAAACGAAGAATTGAAGCTCAGGTTCTTCCTTGCTAAAGGACCTGACGTTCCAACTTACGTTGAAAACGGCGCAGCTGACATAGGTATCGTTGGCGAAGATACGATACTTGAAGAGGAGCGCAACGTATACGAAGTTTTGGATCTAGGATTTGGCAAGTGCCGCATGTGCGTAGCTGGTCCACCTCAGGCAAAAGAGCTATTAAGCCATCATGCCATGATACGCGTAGCCAGCAAATACCCTAACATTGCCAAGAACTATTTCTATAATAAGAAAAATCAGACTGTTGATATAATCAAACTCAACGGCTCTGTAGAACTTGGACCGATCGTAGGCCTTTCTGATGTCATCGTCGATATCGTAGAAACAGGCTCAACTTTAAAGGCTAACGGCCTCGAAGTATTAGAAGAAATCTGCCCGTTGTCCGCCAGAGTTATCGTAAACCCAGTAAGTATGCAGATGGAGAACGAGAGAATCAGGAAGATCGTGGCAGATATGAAGAAAGCATTGATGTCAGAGTGA